A stretch of the Pan troglodytes isolate AG18354 chromosome 20, NHGRI_mPanTro3-v2.0_pri, whole genome shotgun sequence genome encodes the following:
- the TMEM86B gene encoding lysoplasmalogenase TMEM86B, translated as MDAGKAGQTLKTHCSAQRPDVCRWLSPFILSCCVYFCLWIPEDQLSWFAALVKCLPVLCLAGFLWVMSPSGGYTQFLQGALVCSAVGDACLIWPAAFVPGMAAFATAHLLYVWAFGFSPLQPGLLLLIILASGPYLSLVLQHLEPDMVLPVAAYGLILMAMLWRGLARGGSAGWGALLFTLSDGVLAWDTFAQPLPHARLVIMTTYYAAQLLITLSALRSPVPKTD; from the exons GCCCAG CGCCCAGATGTCTGCAGGTGGCTGAGCCCCTTCATCCTCTCCTGCTGCGTGTACTTCTGCCTCTGGATTCCCGAGGACCAGCTGTCCTGGTTCGCTGCCCTGGTCAAGTGCCTGCCCGTCCTCTGCCTGGCTGGGTTCCTGTGGGTCATGTCCCCAAGCGGGGGCTACACCCAGTTCCTCCAGGGAGCCCTTGTGTGCTCGGCTGTGGGAGACGCTTGCCTCATCTGGCCGGCAGCCTTCGTCCCTG GCATGGCCGCCTTTGCCACCGCCCACCTCCTCTACGTCTGGGCCTTCGGCTTCTCTCCCCTGCAGCCCGGCCTGCTGCTGCTCATCATCCTGGCCTCTGGCCCCTACCTCAGCCTTGTGCTCCAGCACCTCGAGCCAGATATGGTCCTTCCGGTGGCAGCCTATGGGCTGATCCTGATGGCCATGCTGTGGCGCGGCCTGGCCCGGGGCGGGAGTGCCGGCTGGGGCGCGCTGCTCTTCACGCTCTCTGATGGTGTGCTGGCCTGGGACACCTtcgcccagcccctgccccatgCCCGCCTGGTGATCATGACCACCTACTATGCTGCCCAGCTCCTCATCACACTGTCAGCCCTCAGGAGCCCGGTGCCCAAGACTGACTGA